A stretch of DNA from Streptomyces rubradiris:
AGGACAGTGACCTCGGGGACGCATCCGGCGCAGCCGTTAGGGGGCGCGTGATCACAGGAACCGGGGGCGTCGGGAAAACCTGCCTGGCCGCCGACTACTGCCGCAGTGCCGCCGACGAGGCAAACGGTGGAGTGGACGTGTTGATATGGGTGACGGCAAACACCACTCCAGCCGTGACCGGTGCCTATGCCCAGGCATCCCGCGAGCTTGAGCTGGTACCCAGTAGCGAGAACACCGCATCCGCCGCTGAACAGTTCCTCAACTGGCTCCGCATCACCGATCGCAGCTGGCTCATCGTCCTCGACGACGTGCACTCCGCTGGCGTGCTGGAGGGACTACGGCCGCCTCGACGCACCGCCGGTCGCGGCAGGGTCATCGTCACCACCCGCAGCCGCGAAAGCGACCTCGCCGCAGCGAGCGGCCATCCGTTCCTGTCCGTTGGCGTCTTCACTCCCGAGGAATCCCTCACGCACCTACGCAACACACTGCAACGAGCCGTGCCAGCCGGTGCGGACGCGGAGCTGGCGGGACTCGCCGACGATCTCGGTCATCTTCCCCTGGCCCTGTCGCGGGCGGCCGCATACCTCGACTACAACGCCTCTTGCAGCATCGTCCGTTACCGACGCCTGCTCGCGGACCGTCGGCTCACCCTCGAACGACTGATCCCTGCGGTGCGCGGCAGTGCTGCAACGAACTCACTGGCAGCGCTGTGGGACATCTCTGTCGAGCAGGCCGACCAGCACACCGGCATGCTGGCCCGGCCTATGCTCGAACTGGCCGCCGTCCTCGACGGGGCAACCGGCATTCCCGCCCCTCTGTTCACCAGCGACACCGCCCGTAATTGGCTGACCGAGCGCAGCAGAGCAGACCGCCCCGTCGACGAGTTCGATGCCGAGCACACCCTGGCAACGCTGGACCGACTCCACCTCATCGATCACACCCCGGGCGAGGATTGTGATGACGCATGGCTGGTCCGTATGCACCAGCTCATTCAGCGTGCCGTGCATGAACATGAACCTCCTGGTTCATCGCCCGACATTCGGTCACAGCGCAGGAACGCAGTCCTGCCGGCGGCTGCCCACGCCTTGCTTGACATCTGGCCCGACACTGGGCACGACCAGGACCACGCACAGCGGCTGCGGGCCAGTGCCCGCTCGCTGGCCATCCACGATCAGGTCGGAGAGAGCCACCCGCTGTGGCAGGACGACACCGCATACACCCTCCTCTTCCGGCTGGGCACGAGTGCAGGTGAATCCGGCGACATTGCCTGGGCACGCGCCCATTTCGACGCGCTCTGCTCCCTCGCCCACCAGCACCTTGAAGCCGACCACCCGCACGCCCTTTTCGCCCGCAGCGAGCTGTCTCGCTGGCAAAGCCGAACCGGAGATCATGCCGGAGCAGTCCGAACCCTGGAACGTCTTGAGGCTGACCACATCCGGTTGTTCGGCTACGAGGCCCCCGAGACACTCGTGACTCGTCACAACCTTGCAGTCGAGCGGGGTGAGGCGGGCGACGTGGGCGGCGCCATCGCTGCCCTCAAAGAGGTACTCGCTGTCCGCCAGCGCAACGGAGCGAGCCGTGGGGCGATACTCGCCACTCTCCACAACCTTTGCTATTGGATGGGCGTCGCGGGTGACGCAGCAGAGGCTGCTTCCGCTTACCGCAGGCTGATCCCTCTCATGGGAGAGGAGTTCGGTGCCGATGCCGATGGCACACTGACCGCCCGCCATAATTTGGCCCGCTGGCTGGGCGAATCAGGCAACGCTGCCGAGGCCGTCAGCTTGCTCGAAGCGCTGCTACCCGACCAGACACGAGCGCTCGGGCCCCGGCACCTGCGCACCCTGATCACCCGGCAAAGCCTTGCCCGTTGGCAGGGCTCAGCGGGCGAGACAGACAAAGCAATCGCCGGTTATCAAGCGTTGATCCCCGACATGAGGGAAGCCCTGGGCCCTGACCATCCCGAGCTGCTCACATCCCGGCACAACCTCGCCTATTTGCAGGCAAGAAGCGATCCGGCCGCCGCAGGCGAAAACTTCGCCGCCGTCATTGCCGACAGAACCCGAGTCCTGGGCCCCCACCACCGCGACACACTCAGCTCCCGACAGGGCCACGCCTTGTGTCTGGGCTGGGCAGAAAGGCCGCAGAAAGCTGTACAAGCGCTGGAAGACGTCCTCCGTGACCAGCGACACCATCTCGCACCAGAAGACACAGGCACTCTCAGCACCCGTCACAGCCTCGCCGTCATGCGTGGCTATGCAGGAGCACCCCAGGCAGCCATCGCCGAGCTTCTAGAGCTCCTCCCCGATCAGGAGCGCATCCTGGGCCCTGGCCACCCCCAAGCCCTGGCGACCTTAGAAGACCTCGGCCGCCTGCAGGGCACAACGGGCGACGCACAGGCGGCAAGCGACACCTACCAAACCCTGCTGACCCAGATCGAGCGCCACCTCGGCCCTGATCACCTCGCCGCACTCTCGGTACTCAACAAACTCGCCATGTGGCGCGGACGCGCGGGCCACCCCAGAGAAGCAGTCCACTTCCTCATCCGGATGCTCACCGGTACACGACGCCTCGTAGACCCTGCTCATCCCGTCCTCTCCACCATCAACGACAACATCGCCTATTGGCTGAATCAGGCCGACATCGCGGAACAGCGCCACGGACGCTGAAACCCTCACCTCACGAGAGTGCTGCATCCATCGCACGGCCGACGGAGCGTGCACAAAGCTGGCGCAAAACGGATGCAGCACACATGAAGCCGGGTAGCCTCGTGAACATGCGAGAACTACGGAGGGCTGTTTCCCCAGGCCACGGCTTACCCGATGTTTCCGCAAGTCACAGCCCTGCCGAGGGAAAACCCCTAAAGCGGGTGTCGGGTAGGCGCTTCGGCAGCCCAAGCAACCTTGGCCGTCCGGCTCGGGCACAACCCCACCAGGAGCGCTTCCAGGGCACATGAGCCTGGGTAACGGCGTTGACGGGTGAGAACTACGGAGAGGAGTTTTCCCAGGTCAACGCACACATTGCGAAGATACCCCAGGTCACCGCCCCACCCCTCCCATTCGCTGCACAAGTGGCAGGACTTCTCGGTACGACTGCACGAAGCGGGACACCAGCCTTATTGC
This window harbors:
- a CDS encoding tetratricopeptide repeat protein; the protein is MITGTGGVGKTCLAADYCRSAADEANGGVDVLIWVTANTTPAVTGAYAQASRELELVPSSENTASAAEQFLNWLRITDRSWLIVLDDVHSAGVLEGLRPPRRTAGRGRVIVTTRSRESDLAAASGHPFLSVGVFTPEESLTHLRNTLQRAVPAGADAELAGLADDLGHLPLALSRAAAYLDYNASCSIVRYRRLLADRRLTLERLIPAVRGSAATNSLAALWDISVEQADQHTGMLARPMLELAAVLDGATGIPAPLFTSDTARNWLTERSRADRPVDEFDAEHTLATLDRLHLIDHTPGEDCDDAWLVRMHQLIQRAVHEHEPPGSSPDIRSQRRNAVLPAAAHALLDIWPDTGHDQDHAQRLRASARSLAIHDQVGESHPLWQDDTAYTLLFRLGTSAGESGDIAWARAHFDALCSLAHQHLEADHPHALFARSELSRWQSRTGDHAGAVRTLERLEADHIRLFGYEAPETLVTRHNLAVERGEAGDVGGAIAALKEVLAVRQRNGASRGAILATLHNLCYWMGVAGDAAEAASAYRRLIPLMGEEFGADADGTLTARHNLARWLGESGNAAEAVSLLEALLPDQTRALGPRHLRTLITRQSLARWQGSAGETDKAIAGYQALIPDMREALGPDHPELLTSRHNLAYLQARSDPAAAGENFAAVIADRTRVLGPHHRDTLSSRQGHALCLGWAERPQKAVQALEDVLRDQRHHLAPEDTGTLSTRHSLAVMRGYAGAPQAAIAELLELLPDQERILGPGHPQALATLEDLGRLQGTTGDAQAASDTYQTLLTQIERHLGPDHLAALSVLNKLAMWRGRAGHPREAVHFLIRMLTGTRRLVDPAHPVLSTINDNIAYWLNQADIAEQRHGR